From a single Brassica rapa cultivar Chiifu-401-42 chromosome A01, CAAS_Brap_v3.01, whole genome shotgun sequence genomic region:
- the LOC103868541 gene encoding uncharacterized protein LOC103868541 has product MSSSSSDEVEERLDELFDEIVEDTYNDIMEGQTYKQRKRAYIERNREAGHNRLWNDYFSEEATFSTHLFRRRFRMSKELFMRIVHALSENVPFFRQRREATGRLGLSPLQKCMAAVRLLAYGSGADTVDEYLRLGESTALSCLHHFTEGIILLFGDEYLRRPTPEDLQRLLDIGEKRGFPGMVGSIDCMH; this is encoded by the coding sequence ATGTCATCCTCTTCATCCGATGAAGTCGAAGAAAGACTGGATGAATTATTCGATGAAATCGTCGAAGATACATACAACGACATTATGGAGGGCCAAACCTATAAGCAAAGGAAACGTGCTTACATAGAACGAAACCGTGAAGCCGGACACAACCGTTTATGGAATGACTATTTCAGCGAAGAAGCGACATTCTCGACACATTTATTCAGACGTCGTTTCCGCATGAGTAAGGAATTATTCATGCGTATTGTCCATGCCCTCTCAGAGAACGTTcctttctttcgacaaagaagaGAAGCAACCGGGAGGTTGGGCCTGTCTCCACTACAAAAATGTATGGCAGCTGTTCGTCTGCTTGCTTATGGTTCTGGGGCTGACACGGTAGACGAATATCTTCGACTTGGAGAAAGCACGGCACTTTCGTGTCTACACCATTTCACTGAAGGAATAATACTGTTATTTGGAGATGAGTATCTACGAAGACCCACACCAGAGGATCTTCAACGACTCCTCGATATTGGAGAGAAGCGCGGGTTTCCCGGGATGGTAGGAAGCATTGACTGTATGCATTag